The nucleotide window NNNNNNNNNNNNNNNNNNNNNNNNNNNNNNNNNNNNNNNNNNNNNNNNNNNNNNNNNNNNNNNNNNNNNNNNNNNNNNNNNNNNNNNNNNNNNNNNNNNNNNNNNNNNNNNNNNNNNNNNNNNNNNNNNNNNNNNNNNNNNNNNNNNNNNNNNNNNNNNNNNNNNNNNNNNNNNNNNNNNNNNNNNNNNNNNNNNNNNNNNNNNNNNNNNNNNNNNNNNNNNNNNNNNNNNNNNNNNNNNNNNNNNNNNNNNNNNNNNNNNNNNNNNNNNNNNNNNNNNNNNNNNNNNNNNNNNNNNNNNNNNNNNNNNNNNNNNNNNNNNNNNNNNNNNNNNNNNNNNNNNNNNNNNNNNNNNNNNNNNNNNNNNNNNNNNNNNNNNNNNNNNNNNNNNNNNNNNNNNNNNNNNNNNNNNNNNNNNNNNNNNNNNNNNNNNNNNNNNNNNNNNNNNNNNNNNNNNNNNNNNNNNNNNNNNNNNNNNNNNNNNNNNNNNNNNNNNNNNNNNNNNNNNNNNNNNNNNNNNNNNNNNNNNNNNNNNNNNNNNNNNNNNNNNNNNNNNNNNNNNNNNNNNNNNNNNNNNNNNNNNNNNNNNNNNNNNNNNNNNNNNNNNNNNNNNNNNNNNNNNNNNNNNNNNNNNNNNNNNNNNNNNNNNNNNNNNNNNNNNNNNNNNNNNNNNNNNNNNNNNNNNNNNNNNNNNNNNNNNNNNNNNNNNNNNNNNNNNNNNNNNNNNNNNNNNNNNNNNNNNNNNNNNNNNNNNNNNNNNNNNNNNNNNNNNNNNNNNNNNNNNNNNNNNNNNNNNNNNNNNNNNNNNNNNNNNNNNNNNNNNNNNNNNNNNNNNNNNNNNNNNNNNNNNNNNNNNNNNNNNNNNNNNNNNNNNNNNNNNNNNNNNNNNNNNNNNNNNNNNNNNNNNNNNNNNNNNNNNNNNNNNNNNNNNNNNNNNNNNNNNNNNNNNNNNNNNNNNNNNNNNNNNNNNNNNNNNNNNNNNNNNNNNNNNNNNNNNNNNNNNNNNNNNNNNNNNNNNNNNNNNNNNNNNNNNNNNNNNNNNNNNNNNNNNNNNNNNNNNNNNNNNNNNNNNNNNNNNNNNNNNNNNNNNNNNNNNNNNNNNNNNNNNNNNNNNNNNNNNNNNNNNNNNNNNNNNNNNNNNNNNNNNNNNNNNNNNNNNNNNNNNNNNNNNNNNNNNNNNNNNNNNNNNNNNNNNNNNNNNNNNNNNNNNNNNNNNNNNNNNNNNNNNNNNNNNNNNNNNNNNNNNNNNNNNNNNNNNNNNNNNNNNNNNNNNNNNNNNNNNNNNNNNNNNNNNNNNNNNNNNNNNNNNNNNNNNNNNNNNNNNNNNNNNNNNNNNNNNNNNNNNNNNNNNNNNNNNNNNNNNNNNNNNNNNNNNNNNNNNNNNNNNNNNNNNNNNNNNNNNNNNNNNNNNNNNNNNNNNNNNNNNNNNNNNNNNNNNNNNNNNNNNNNNNNNNNNNNNNNNNNNNNNNNNNNNNNNNNNNNNNNNNNNNNNNNNNNNNNNNNNNNNNNNNNNNNNNNNNNNNNNNNNNNNNNNNNNNNNNNNNNNNNNNNNNNNNNNNNNNNNNNNNNNNNNNNNNNNNNNNNNNNNNNNNNNNNNNNNNNNNNNNNNNNNNNNNNNNNNNNNNNNNNNNNNNNNNNNNNNNNNNNNNNNNNNNNNNNNNNNNNNNNNNNNNNNNNNNNNNNNNNNNNNNNNNNNNNNNNNNNNNNNNNNNNNNNNNNNNNNNNNNNNNNNNNNNNNNNNNNNNNNNNNNNNNNNNNNNNNNNNNNNNNNNNNNNNNNNNNNNNNNNNNNNNNNNNNNNNNNNNNNNNNNNNNNNNNNNNNNNNNNNNNNNNNNNNNNNNNNNNNNNNNNNNNNNNNNNNNNNNNNNNNNNNNNNNNNNNTAtcgttttctatttttatttgactttttaaaatgtaaaaactatggtaaatattttgaaaaaaaataacgtAGTTGtagtatttttcaaaacattttaaaatttaacttatttttaaatttaaattttatttttcaaaattaaataattaagaaattttgTGGAGATGATACGTggcattttttcttctcctattatatatagatagattattattattattattattattagataaTGCTTTTTTGttaataagtttttaattatatatatttaattgtttttttaaaactcaaaattgaagaatctaaCTTGTATGTTAAAATTCAAcgtttttccttcttttttttttttaaaaaaaaaaaaaatctattttgtcTTCTAAAACAGTAACTGTTTtccctttaataaaaaaattacattaattctatttaagtagtttataatttaaaaataaaaaattagagatTAATTGTGGCGCTGACACGTAAGCGCTATCACctctcttattatatatatagagattatttgagtttcttattcttattttatttttttctttcattccttagtgtaaagaaaaaaatttaaaactatttttttgtggctatattataatttaaaattacttttttttttgtctatattgtaatttaatttttgtatttgaagaaaaaaatttggtcatctataataagttttacaagaatattagtgaaacataaataaatttgaccatcaaaataataaatctaaattagtcattgaaacaaaaaaaaagttgaaaatatatatatatatgtttgaggaggattaaatatactcatatgggattatatatatatttttaaaataataaaaaattcacctgaaattaattttttttatttccattagaggaaaagggtatatgtgagtcatttgtatataagtaggggtatatatgagtcactttcataacgagaggtatatcagctctaaatgacaaagttgaggggtatatcagacccttttcgctaatttaaataataaaacaaataattatgaTGGTTATAAACTAAATTATGTTTGCACCAAAACTGAGGATTAAATTATACCGTCCGGCTGAGCTTCTTGGTGGTTAAAGTCGGTTAGGGATTAATTAATTACACGCAAAGACGCAACGAAATCCTCTTCTCCAAGGTAAATGTTTTTACTAATAGGAATAGTAGAATGAGATAAACctaaattttgttgaatttttcattTACGAATACCAAAATTGGACTCAGAGGAGATAACTCCATGAAATCGGCAACGGCGATGGAggaggaaaaagagaaaatggtggTAGCAGGGTTAATTGATAAAGCCACCAACTCCACCAGACCGGAAGTGGAGCCCCGACTTCTCAAATCCATCAAATCGGTGGTCCGTTCCTCTGATTCCGAGCTCAGACTTGCTGCGCAAACCCTAATTTCCCTCATGAAACGTGACCACTCTCAGGTTCGTTGACCCATAATCCTTCTAAAAACCTAATTTAATCTTTTAACACAGATTATTTAGTATTGGTGATTGGTTTTCTTTCTTAACTAGAAAGGATGTtgtaattttgttgattttgggCTTTCCAAAGTTTGTATCTTTGATGCTATGGTAAGTAAGAATCTGCACCTTTTTCTTGTTATGGTAATTAAGCTAGCAGCTTACACCGAgtctttttttggtttggtattCAGTTTGGTCAGACACCTATATGTTAGCGATAAATGCAGGATTTTAAGAGAAAAGTGTTTGGTGTAAGATGCAGAGAATGTCTTGTTTTAGAGAaacttttatttgatttgaagGGCAATTTAGTTACCAGTTTTGAAGGCAACAGGTCTTAATAGAGTAGACTGGATATAGAGAGTTTATATAGCCAAGGCAAACTAGTTTGGATTGAGGTTTAGTTGATTGATTAGGACAAATGCCTAGCTGAATATTTTCAGTTATTGATTCAGCTAAAATTTTATCAGTTCTATTGGTTACCAGAAAAATAAGACATTTTTCACCGCAAATCAATAGAGCAGGAATTTCTCAATTGAAGACcatagaaattttgaatttcataccATCTGATGTTTTAACATTCATTGCTGACACATACTCTGTCAATGGTTTCTATGTGCAAGTGAATGCATTGAAGATTTTTCATGTTGGATTTAAAATAAGATATAGAATTATTGCAGAGGGTTTGAGTGATTTTTATGGGAACAAAGTGAGGACATCGTTATAAATCCAGTGGAATGATTATTTTGGTCATTGATAGAAATgttagtttagttgtactttGACGAGAGAACTCACTTTGATCTTTAGATGAAAACTGGTTCATGATATAGTCCTTCATCATACTTGGTTTTATGGTTTTGGTTGGGAATTGCCAGGACGATGTCCAATTTCCTGGTGtaatctttatttgtttttgtactTGTCATAAATACTTGCAGTTCAAACATTTGGCCACTTAATTATCCAAGGTAAAAGGTTTTCTCTTAGAGGCATATTAAAGTCCGAGATGAGATATAATGAATGATGCTGTAGTACATTGTTGATTTCTTTTGAAGAAAACTTTAGTAGAATTTGAGTGGGAGCACTTACCTAGATGATTTTTCTATTAAGTGGTGTGTATGACATTCAATTATGTAATCAAATCCTCCAAGAGAATATAGTGCATGGTTTCTCTCCAGTTATGGTCTAGGCTATTTTCCTGATTTACAAACTATTTCTTGTGATAGGATTAAAAACCGGTGCTAAGCTACATTCATCCCATCATGTATAGAAATAAATTGACACATTTGTGTGTCGTCTCCTGATAGTAACTTGTTTTATGGGTTTCTCTTGACAGGTACGATATCTCGCTCTTCTCATAATAGATGAACTCTTCATGCGCTCAAAGATTTTTAGAACTATTGTTGTCGAGAACTTGGATCAGTTACTCACATTAAGTGTTGGGTTCAGAAGGAATCTGCCGCTTCCGCCTCCTGCCTCTGTTGCTTCTGTATTACGCCCCAAAGCAATTGAGTTCTTAGAGAAGTGGAATTCTTCATTTGGTATTCATTATAGGCAGCTCAGGCTGGGGTATGACTATTTGAAGAACACCCTCCGCTTTCAATTTCCAAACTTGCAAGCAAATGCAGCTAGGATTCGGCAGGAAAGGAGGGAAAGAGAGATGAGGACAAAGGAGATCCTGCTGAAGAAGTTTGAAACCTTGAAGGAGAACCTTGCTTctataaaagatgaaattcaGTCAACAGTTGATGAAATTGGTGAGTGTTTGAACATTTTAAGCACAAAGGACGAAGAAGATATATTGTTGCCTTCTTTAGATGATGAAGATATTGTGGAGTTCCGTAACTCTGAACTCCGACAAATCCGTCTTGATTCCTTGAAGGAGGGGGAAAAGATTAAAGTTGACAGTGAGAACGAAGTTGTATTTGATGCATTGAGGGAACTATTCAAGGTCCTAGTAACAAACCATATGGCCACAGTGCAAGAATGGATCTCTGTTCTCATAAGAGTGGAAACAACAGACACTAGGTTCAGGGACTCCACATTAAAGGATCTCATTGATATTCGTAATCATCTCAAATCAGTGAAGAAAAAATGTGAAGAATCTGGTTGTACTCTGCCTAAAACTAGAAGTGTCGAGGATGAAGACATATGGGAAGAGGGTAATGTGGAACCAGAAAATGGAAAATTGTTTAAAATGCCTGACCAAGGTGAGGATTGCTCCTTGAATCTGAATTTTAATGGAATGAGAGTTGAAGCTCCTGAATGTAGTAATCTCAGTCTTAAGGGAAAGGAGAAGTTGCAGGAGGCCAATGGTGGCAGTGAAACTGACACCTCTAGAGGCAAGCTTTTAGCTGAAGCTCCCGTTATGAAGTGGGGTTCTTTCCTGGATGATTGGGGATCAAGCCGCAGGGATGTTTTGGCGAACCAAAGAGGATTAGATCTTGACGGCCACTGGGGTAGGGTGGACCATGATGCGGTGATTCCTGCTGAAAAAATTGCAGAATTAAAAGTCCATGCAACTGTTTATAGGGAAGACCCCATTGAAATCCAACCATGTCGAGCCCCTTTGAGAAATGGAGAACTTTGTCAGAGGAGAGATTTGAAAATTTGTCCATTTCATGGACCTATTATTACTCGAGATGACGAAGGCAAACCAATTGATACAGGCTCATCAATAGAAGATCAGGCTGCACAGTTGGTGGATCAGCAAGAGCCCATCAATGCATGCCCTTCAGTAGCGGAGAAAATACATGATTTGGATGATAAACTTGTGGAAAAATTAGCCAAGCAGGCTGTAAAAAATGTCCGACAAAGAGATAGAGAGGAGACAAAGAAGAGAGAGCAGGACAAACAGATTTTGAAGCGGGCAAAGCTTGCCAAAGTTCGAGAACATAATCAAGAAGTTCTACGTGATGCTGCACTGGCATCCACCTCAAGATCCTTACATGCTGGAGAAGAGCAGGATAGATCGTCTTTATCTAAATCTTTGTCCACGAGTAAGAAAGAAACTCTGGCATCTatgttaaaaaagaaagaaactgCCAAAGATAGATTGGGTCAAAGGCTTCTTAATGCCCGTGCTAGAGATGCAACAGTACGACAGTTAACAGTGGCTGAGGATTCAAATTACCGTGAAGCCTTTCCAAATCAGTGGTAAGTTAATGACTCAAGGCTACTTTTTTCGCTCATAGGTTCTTGACATTGTTCCAGGTGTTGTATTTTGTTTGTAATATAAGGTTGCTCCTGGTGGTTCAAAACATTCTTTTTCTTGTTCTGTCCCACATCTGCTTAGATTTTAGGTTGTCAAGTTGTAAATTTTTACATTATACATTGGAACTTACATTCACGATAAACGAGGAGAAGTTTTGTCAATCACTATGGTTTTACAGCATTGCATGTGTTTTTCTTCTTGACCTTAACTTGTCATATGTAGAAAAGAAAAATCTGCAGTATTTCTGGAGGAAAGAATTTTCAGGTTACCATGTTCTTGGATATACAGCCAGTCAGACTGAACTTCCAAAGCAGTAAAGGATATGGATGATGTGATTCCGTGTCTGATGATACTGTACAACTTCCTAGACAAAACATATTAGTAACTTTTTATAGATTGATTGTTGTTTCCTCTCTCGTGGTCATGGCATTTAGAGAAATCAGTTTTGACACTGACCATTTTGTTCTTTTAACCTAGGTGTTCGGGTTAACTTGCATGCATTGCGACTAATTTTACTGGATACTTGTTGATTCACACCAGCACATGTAGTGTTTAACTGTCCACCAATGATTCTATCCCTGACCATTCTTATGTTCCAAAACCAACTTATATCTCAAGTAATTTTTCTGAACTCATGAATTGATATCACATGTGCCAGCACATGTTTAAACTAAAGGGTGCATGAACCTCAAATGCAAAAGTCAGGGATTGAtgtaagaaaaaaagagagttgtaattattattattattattaaataagatTGCAACAACTATGCAGAGGCAACAACCAACTAAAAATAAGCTGTCAAATGGAAATATGCACAAAAGTTGGTACTTATCTTATCCTGTATGTCACTATGCTTTTTAATTCTTCTCCTAAGGCTAAGAATGAAAGCTAGATTCTCCCTCCATTAATATGACTCATCTATTCCACCCTATATTCTGATTTTTGACATCAGAAAAGCAGAGTAGATATATCAAGAGATTCGAACAACAAATACTCGatgaaataattttaacatagcAAGTAATTGATCCACCCAAACGTACTCGGACATGACTTTTTTTGTCTAAACAAGGCTTGCCTTAAGACATTGAACTGACATAGGGGCTCCactcatttaaattttaagcaGTGGAAGGATCTCGTACATCGTAAAACACACAAAATTCAATTGTGAAACTTcctaaatttaaacaaaaacaaaaagtataTGTTGTATTTGACACTTGTGAGTTATTACATGGTTCCCCTTTTCCAACGCATGATGggtttattcttttctttattgaGCCAATAAGTGCAGTGAAAAAGTCAAATGCCAAATAGAGtaatacaaaaatgaaaaagaaaagaagccAAGATGCTACTATTTGCTAGTGGTTCATCCACTTTGAGTAGCGTTTAACCCAAGTCTTGCTTTTATTCCACTAATTACAAAACTTAATTTCAATACTTTGTGGAACCCCATGCTTTTTAATTGGAGTAGAATA belongs to Solanum stenotomum isolate F172 chromosome 1, ASM1918654v1, whole genome shotgun sequence and includes:
- the LOC125862294 gene encoding UV-stimulated scaffold protein A homolog — protein: MKSATAMEEEKEKMVVAGLIDKATNSTRPEVEPRLLKSIKSVVRSSDSELRLAAQTLISLMKRDHSQVRYLALLIIDELFMRSKIFRTIVVENLDQLLTLSVGFRRNLPLPPPASVASVLRPKAIEFLEKWNSSFGIHYRQLRLGYDYLKNTLRFQFPNLQANAARIRQERREREMRTKEILLKKFETLKENLASIKDEIQSTVDEIGECLNILSTKDEEDILLPSLDDEDIVEFRNSELRQIRLDSLKEGEKIKVDSENEVVFDALRELFKVLVTNHMATVQEWISVLIRVETTDTRFRDSTLKDLIDIRNHLKSVKKKCEESGCTLPKTRSVEDEDIWEEGNVEPENGKLFKMPDQGEDCSLNLNFNGMRVEAPECSNLSLKGKEKLQEANGGSETDTSRGKLLAEAPVMKWGSFLDDWGSSRRDVLANQRGLDLDGHWGRVDHDAVIPAEKIAELKVHATVYREDPIEIQPCRAPLRNGELCQRRDLKICPFHGPIITRDDEGKPIDTGSSIEDQAAQLVDQQEPINACPSVAEKIHDLDDKLVEKLAKQAVKNVRQRDREETKKREQDKQILKRAKLAKVREHNQEVLRDAALASTSRSLHAGEEQDRSSLSKSLSTSKKETLASMLKKKETAKDRLGQRLLNARARDATVRQLTVAEDSNYREAFPNQW